The following proteins are encoded in a genomic region of Gossypium hirsutum isolate 1008001.06 chromosome D05, Gossypium_hirsutum_v2.1, whole genome shotgun sequence:
- the LOC107903706 gene encoding protein NSP-INTERACTING KINASE 3 isoform X3, producing MAIKSNLHDPYNVLENWDSNSVDPCSWRMVTCTADGYVSALGLPSQSLSGSLSTSIGNLSYLQSVLLQNNAISGSIPATIGKLEKLVTLDLSNNTFSGEIPASLGDLKNLNYLRLNNNSLTGACPDSLSKIGGLTLVDLSYNNLSGSLPKISARTFKVVGNPLICGPKASNNCSAFFPEPLSLPPDGLKAQSDSGSKGHHVAVAFGASFGAAFFIILFLGLLVWWRYRRNQQIFFDVNEQYVLEVCLGHLKRYTFKELRAATDHFNSKNILGRGGFGIVYKGLLSDGTLVAVKRLKDYNIAGGEIQFQTEVETISLAVHRNLLRLSGFCTTENERLLVYPYMPNGSVASRLRDNIHGRPALDWTRRKRIALGTARGLVYLHEQCDPKIIHRDVKAANILLDEDFEAVVGDFGLAKLLDHRDSHVTTAVRGTVGHIAPEYLSTGQSSEKTDVFGFGILLLELITGQKALDFGRAVNQKGVMLDWVKKLHQDGKLSLLVDKDLKGNFDRIELEEMVQVALLCTQFNPLHRPRMSEVLRMLEGDGLAEKWEASQMIKTPKLRSCDNDNPPQRYSDFIEESSLVLEAMELSGPR from the exons ATGGCCATAAAATCGAATCTACACGATCCATATAATGTTCTCGAAAATTGGGATTCGAATTCGGTTGATCCATGTAGTTGGAGGATGGTTACTTGCACTGCAGATGGATATGTTTCTGCCTT GGGACTTCCTAGTCAGAGCTTATCCGGGTCCTTATCAACATCGATAGGGAACCTTAGCTACTTGCAATCAGT GTTGCTTCAGAATAATGCTATTTCAGGTTCCATTCCAGCTACCATCGGGAAGTTAGAGAAGCTCGTAACTCTCGATCTCTCCAACAATACTTTCAGTGGTGAAATACCTGCCTCCTTGGGGGACCTGAAAAACTTAAACTATTT GCGGTTAAACAACAATAGCCTTACCGGAGCCTGCCCCGATTCTTTGTCAAAAATCGGAGGTCTCACTCTTGT GGACCTATCTTACAATAATCTGAGTGGTTCCCTTCCAAAAATATCGGCAAGGACTTTCAA AGTTGTTGGAAACCCTTTAATTTGTGGACCTAAAGCAAGCAACAATTGTTCTGCTTTCTTTCCCGAGCCTCTTTCTCTCCCACCTGATGGTCTAAAAG CTCAATCAGACTCCGGATCGAAAGGTCATCATGTAGCTGTTGCTTTTGGTGCTAGCTTTGGTGCGGCTTTTTTCATCATACTGTTTTTGGGGTTACTAGTTTGGTGGAGATATAGACGCAACCAGCAGATTTTCTTTGATGTTAATG AACAATATGTCCTGGAAGTATGCTTGGGCCATTTGAAAAGGTATACATTTAAGGAGCTTAGGGCTGCAACTGACCATTTCAACTCGAAAAATATTCTCGGGAGAGGTGGATTCGGGATAGTGTACAAGGGTTTGTTGAGTGACGGGACTTTGGTGGCCGTTAAAAGGCTGAAGGACTACAATATAGCTGGCGGCGAGATTCAATTTCAGACAGAAGTAGAGACAATAAGTTTAGCTGTGCATCGCAATCTTCTCAGACTTTCTGGATTCTGCACGACTGAGAATGAACGGCTCCTGGTTTACCCCTATATGCCAAATGGAAGTGTAGCATCTAGACTAAGAG ACAATATTCATGGTCGGCCTGCTTTAGACTGGACAAGGCGGAAGAGGATAGCCTTAGGTACTGCTAGGGGGCTTGTATACTTGCATGAACagtgtgacccaaaaatcattcATCGGGATGTCAAAGCTGCCAACATCTTGTTGGACGAAGACTTTGAGGCCGTTGTTGGAGATTTCGGGTTGGCAAAGCTTTTAGACCACCGAGATTCTCATGTAACGACTGCAGTCCGTGGTACAGTTGGTCACATTGCTCCAGAGTATTTATCAACAGGTCAGTCATCAGAAAAGACAGATGTATTTGGGTTCGGGATCCTGCTCCTCGAGCTAATCACTGGTCAGAAGGCCTTGGATTTCGGACGAGCAGTAAATCAGAAGGGTGTAATGCTCGATTGG GTAAAGAAGCTACATCAGGATGGTAAACTGAGCCTGCTGGTGGATAAAGATCTAAAGGGAAATTTTGATAGGATTGAGTTGGAAGAAATGGTTCAAGTTGCCCTATTGTGCACTCAATTCAATCCGTTACACCGTCCGAGGATGTCTGAAGTATTAAGGATGCTAGAAGGTGATGGTTTAGCCGAGAAATGGGAAGCATCACAAATGATAAAGACGCCGAAGCTCCGATCATGCGATAACGATAACCCTCCTCAACGGTACTCGGATTTTATAGAAGAATCATCACTTGTGCTCGAAGCCATGGAGCTTTCTGGTCCTAGGTGA
- the LOC107903706 gene encoding protein NSP-INTERACTING KINASE 3 isoform X1, whose translation MEIKNLMLFRLGLLILALNGVSSATLSPTGINYEVVALMAIKSNLHDPYNVLENWDSNSVDPCSWRMVTCTADGYVSALGLPSQSLSGSLSTSIGNLSYLQSVLLQNNAISGSIPATIGKLEKLVTLDLSNNTFSGEIPASLGDLKNLNYLRLNNNSLTGACPDSLSKIGGLTLVDLSYNNLSGSLPKISARTFKVVGNPLICGPKASNNCSAFFPEPLSLPPDGLKAQSDSGSKGHHVAVAFGASFGAAFFIILFLGLLVWWRYRRNQQIFFDVNEQYVLEVCLGHLKRYTFKELRAATDHFNSKNILGRGGFGIVYKGLLSDGTLVAVKRLKDYNIAGGEIQFQTEVETISLAVHRNLLRLSGFCTTENERLLVYPYMPNGSVASRLRDNIHGRPALDWTRRKRIALGTARGLVYLHEQCDPKIIHRDVKAANILLDEDFEAVVGDFGLAKLLDHRDSHVTTAVRGTVGHIAPEYLSTGQSSEKTDVFGFGILLLELITGQKALDFGRAVNQKGVMLDWVKKLHQDGKLSLLVDKDLKGNFDRIELEEMVQVALLCTQFNPLHRPRMSEVLRMLEGDGLAEKWEASQMIKTPKLRSCDNDNPPQRYSDFIEESSLVLEAMELSGPR comes from the exons ATGGAAATAAAGAATTTGATGCTATTTAGACTGGGGTTACTGATTTTGGCATTGAATGGGGTTTCCTCTGCAACTCTTTCTCCTACTGGTATAAATTATGAAG TGGTTGCTTTAATGGCCATAAAATCGAATCTACACGATCCATATAATGTTCTCGAAAATTGGGATTCGAATTCGGTTGATCCATGTAGTTGGAGGATGGTTACTTGCACTGCAGATGGATATGTTTCTGCCTT GGGACTTCCTAGTCAGAGCTTATCCGGGTCCTTATCAACATCGATAGGGAACCTTAGCTACTTGCAATCAGT GTTGCTTCAGAATAATGCTATTTCAGGTTCCATTCCAGCTACCATCGGGAAGTTAGAGAAGCTCGTAACTCTCGATCTCTCCAACAATACTTTCAGTGGTGAAATACCTGCCTCCTTGGGGGACCTGAAAAACTTAAACTATTT GCGGTTAAACAACAATAGCCTTACCGGAGCCTGCCCCGATTCTTTGTCAAAAATCGGAGGTCTCACTCTTGT GGACCTATCTTACAATAATCTGAGTGGTTCCCTTCCAAAAATATCGGCAAGGACTTTCAA AGTTGTTGGAAACCCTTTAATTTGTGGACCTAAAGCAAGCAACAATTGTTCTGCTTTCTTTCCCGAGCCTCTTTCTCTCCCACCTGATGGTCTAAAAG CTCAATCAGACTCCGGATCGAAAGGTCATCATGTAGCTGTTGCTTTTGGTGCTAGCTTTGGTGCGGCTTTTTTCATCATACTGTTTTTGGGGTTACTAGTTTGGTGGAGATATAGACGCAACCAGCAGATTTTCTTTGATGTTAATG AACAATATGTCCTGGAAGTATGCTTGGGCCATTTGAAAAGGTATACATTTAAGGAGCTTAGGGCTGCAACTGACCATTTCAACTCGAAAAATATTCTCGGGAGAGGTGGATTCGGGATAGTGTACAAGGGTTTGTTGAGTGACGGGACTTTGGTGGCCGTTAAAAGGCTGAAGGACTACAATATAGCTGGCGGCGAGATTCAATTTCAGACAGAAGTAGAGACAATAAGTTTAGCTGTGCATCGCAATCTTCTCAGACTTTCTGGATTCTGCACGACTGAGAATGAACGGCTCCTGGTTTACCCCTATATGCCAAATGGAAGTGTAGCATCTAGACTAAGAG ACAATATTCATGGTCGGCCTGCTTTAGACTGGACAAGGCGGAAGAGGATAGCCTTAGGTACTGCTAGGGGGCTTGTATACTTGCATGAACagtgtgacccaaaaatcattcATCGGGATGTCAAAGCTGCCAACATCTTGTTGGACGAAGACTTTGAGGCCGTTGTTGGAGATTTCGGGTTGGCAAAGCTTTTAGACCACCGAGATTCTCATGTAACGACTGCAGTCCGTGGTACAGTTGGTCACATTGCTCCAGAGTATTTATCAACAGGTCAGTCATCAGAAAAGACAGATGTATTTGGGTTCGGGATCCTGCTCCTCGAGCTAATCACTGGTCAGAAGGCCTTGGATTTCGGACGAGCAGTAAATCAGAAGGGTGTAATGCTCGATTGG GTAAAGAAGCTACATCAGGATGGTAAACTGAGCCTGCTGGTGGATAAAGATCTAAAGGGAAATTTTGATAGGATTGAGTTGGAAGAAATGGTTCAAGTTGCCCTATTGTGCACTCAATTCAATCCGTTACACCGTCCGAGGATGTCTGAAGTATTAAGGATGCTAGAAGGTGATGGTTTAGCCGAGAAATGGGAAGCATCACAAATGATAAAGACGCCGAAGCTCCGATCATGCGATAACGATAACCCTCCTCAACGGTACTCGGATTTTATAGAAGAATCATCACTTGTGCTCGAAGCCATGGAGCTTTCTGGTCCTAGGTGA
- the LOC107903706 gene encoding protein NSP-INTERACTING KINASE 3 isoform X2 gives MEIKNLMLFRLGLLILALNGVSSATLSPTGINYEVVALMAIKSNLHDPYNVLENWDSNSVDPCSWRMVTCTADGYVSALGLPSQSLSGSLSTSIGNLSYLQSVLLQNNAISGSIPATIGKLEKLVTLDLSNNTFSGEIPASLGDLKNLNYLRLNNNSLTGACPDSLSKIGGLTLVDLSYNNLSGSLPKISARTFKVVGNPLICGPKASNNCSAFFPEPLSLPPDGLKDSGSKGHHVAVAFGASFGAAFFIILFLGLLVWWRYRRNQQIFFDVNEQYVLEVCLGHLKRYTFKELRAATDHFNSKNILGRGGFGIVYKGLLSDGTLVAVKRLKDYNIAGGEIQFQTEVETISLAVHRNLLRLSGFCTTENERLLVYPYMPNGSVASRLRDNIHGRPALDWTRRKRIALGTARGLVYLHEQCDPKIIHRDVKAANILLDEDFEAVVGDFGLAKLLDHRDSHVTTAVRGTVGHIAPEYLSTGQSSEKTDVFGFGILLLELITGQKALDFGRAVNQKGVMLDWVKKLHQDGKLSLLVDKDLKGNFDRIELEEMVQVALLCTQFNPLHRPRMSEVLRMLEGDGLAEKWEASQMIKTPKLRSCDNDNPPQRYSDFIEESSLVLEAMELSGPR, from the exons ATGGAAATAAAGAATTTGATGCTATTTAGACTGGGGTTACTGATTTTGGCATTGAATGGGGTTTCCTCTGCAACTCTTTCTCCTACTGGTATAAATTATGAAG TGGTTGCTTTAATGGCCATAAAATCGAATCTACACGATCCATATAATGTTCTCGAAAATTGGGATTCGAATTCGGTTGATCCATGTAGTTGGAGGATGGTTACTTGCACTGCAGATGGATATGTTTCTGCCTT GGGACTTCCTAGTCAGAGCTTATCCGGGTCCTTATCAACATCGATAGGGAACCTTAGCTACTTGCAATCAGT GTTGCTTCAGAATAATGCTATTTCAGGTTCCATTCCAGCTACCATCGGGAAGTTAGAGAAGCTCGTAACTCTCGATCTCTCCAACAATACTTTCAGTGGTGAAATACCTGCCTCCTTGGGGGACCTGAAAAACTTAAACTATTT GCGGTTAAACAACAATAGCCTTACCGGAGCCTGCCCCGATTCTTTGTCAAAAATCGGAGGTCTCACTCTTGT GGACCTATCTTACAATAATCTGAGTGGTTCCCTTCCAAAAATATCGGCAAGGACTTTCAA AGTTGTTGGAAACCCTTTAATTTGTGGACCTAAAGCAAGCAACAATTGTTCTGCTTTCTTTCCCGAGCCTCTTTCTCTCCCACCTGATGGTCTAAAAG ACTCCGGATCGAAAGGTCATCATGTAGCTGTTGCTTTTGGTGCTAGCTTTGGTGCGGCTTTTTTCATCATACTGTTTTTGGGGTTACTAGTTTGGTGGAGATATAGACGCAACCAGCAGATTTTCTTTGATGTTAATG AACAATATGTCCTGGAAGTATGCTTGGGCCATTTGAAAAGGTATACATTTAAGGAGCTTAGGGCTGCAACTGACCATTTCAACTCGAAAAATATTCTCGGGAGAGGTGGATTCGGGATAGTGTACAAGGGTTTGTTGAGTGACGGGACTTTGGTGGCCGTTAAAAGGCTGAAGGACTACAATATAGCTGGCGGCGAGATTCAATTTCAGACAGAAGTAGAGACAATAAGTTTAGCTGTGCATCGCAATCTTCTCAGACTTTCTGGATTCTGCACGACTGAGAATGAACGGCTCCTGGTTTACCCCTATATGCCAAATGGAAGTGTAGCATCTAGACTAAGAG ACAATATTCATGGTCGGCCTGCTTTAGACTGGACAAGGCGGAAGAGGATAGCCTTAGGTACTGCTAGGGGGCTTGTATACTTGCATGAACagtgtgacccaaaaatcattcATCGGGATGTCAAAGCTGCCAACATCTTGTTGGACGAAGACTTTGAGGCCGTTGTTGGAGATTTCGGGTTGGCAAAGCTTTTAGACCACCGAGATTCTCATGTAACGACTGCAGTCCGTGGTACAGTTGGTCACATTGCTCCAGAGTATTTATCAACAGGTCAGTCATCAGAAAAGACAGATGTATTTGGGTTCGGGATCCTGCTCCTCGAGCTAATCACTGGTCAGAAGGCCTTGGATTTCGGACGAGCAGTAAATCAGAAGGGTGTAATGCTCGATTGG GTAAAGAAGCTACATCAGGATGGTAAACTGAGCCTGCTGGTGGATAAAGATCTAAAGGGAAATTTTGATAGGATTGAGTTGGAAGAAATGGTTCAAGTTGCCCTATTGTGCACTCAATTCAATCCGTTACACCGTCCGAGGATGTCTGAAGTATTAAGGATGCTAGAAGGTGATGGTTTAGCCGAGAAATGGGAAGCATCACAAATGATAAAGACGCCGAAGCTCCGATCATGCGATAACGATAACCCTCCTCAACGGTACTCGGATTTTATAGAAGAATCATCACTTGTGCTCGAAGCCATGGAGCTTTCTGGTCCTAGGTGA